In Rhodomicrobium lacus, the following proteins share a genomic window:
- a CDS encoding YceI family protein, with amino-acid sequence MSGKTRSTNAAILAILAVGVGILLLAGRQDGIRPWDRDVAFVAGAGGFSAEGSVKDYKSVVRFNPEAPEQALIELTLNMRSTTTGFRAADEVALSEEFLDVERHPTAKLIAKGAKPVGDGKYVVDAELTLKGVTKTVKLPLVVQIKEGAPVLKGSAPVNRLEFGVGKETYRGYALDKEVQLAFALVGEKLGNAITPPKP; translated from the coding sequence ATGTCTGGCAAAACGCGCAGCACGAATGCGGCCATCCTTGCGATTTTGGCCGTGGGTGTGGGCATTCTTCTGCTCGCAGGACGTCAGGATGGCATAAGGCCCTGGGACAGGGATGTCGCCTTCGTCGCCGGTGCGGGCGGATTTTCAGCCGAAGGCAGCGTCAAGGATTACAAGAGCGTCGTCCGCTTCAACCCCGAGGCGCCCGAGCAAGCCCTGATCGAACTTACGCTCAACATGCGCAGCACCACGACGGGCTTCAGGGCGGCGGACGAAGTTGCCCTCTCGGAAGAATTTCTCGATGTGGAACGCCATCCAACCGCGAAGCTGATCGCAAAGGGCGCAAAGCCTGTCGGTGACGGCAAGTATGTCGTCGATGCCGAACTGACGTTGAAGGGTGTGACGAAGACCGTAAAGCTTCCGCTCGTGGTCCAGATCAAGGAGGGCGCCCCCGTCCTTAAAGGTTCGGCGCCGGTGAATCGTCTGGAGTTCGGCGTCGGTAAGGAAACCTACAGGGGCTACGCCCTCGACAAAGAGGTTCAACTCGCGTTCGCCCTCGTCGGCGAGAAGCTTGGGAACGCGATCACACCGCCGAAGCCGTGA
- a CDS encoding carboxynorspermidine decarboxylase has translation MTLLDLLADIPTPAYVADLARLKANLATAAKVRRETGTTVLLATKAFAMPALFPLFRDTLDGNTASGLFEARMGREEFGKQVHVYSPAYKESEFEEILGLADDVYFNSAEQVARYLPRAKSAGRKVGLRINPGFSNSTVGGDLYNPCSSGSRFGAPEHTLGDIPWGDIDILHAHALCQSGHAASIGLIERIAGAFGHLVNKVSAVNFGGGHYFNDPAYDVDALIAALNRFRDTFPHVETIMEPGGTLVMDAGYLVATVLDVYRNDKTIAILDASAPCHMPDVLIAGWHAPVIGAGGPGEKPHTYTLAGNTCMTGDIIGEYSFDAPLKPGDRVIFGDQLQYSFVQASTFNGVPLPDFYALHEDGSTERLSRFSYDDFRSRLGNGTAG, from the coding sequence ATGACGCTTCTGGACCTGCTGGCCGACATTCCGACGCCGGCTTACGTCGCCGATCTCGCGCGCCTCAAGGCCAATCTGGCGACAGCCGCCAAGGTGCGCCGCGAGACCGGCACGACCGTGCTTCTCGCCACGAAGGCGTTTGCGATGCCGGCGTTGTTCCCGCTCTTCCGGGACACGCTCGACGGCAACACCGCGAGCGGCCTGTTCGAGGCGCGCATGGGGCGCGAGGAATTCGGCAAGCAGGTCCACGTCTATTCACCTGCTTACAAGGAGAGCGAGTTCGAGGAGATTCTCGGGCTCGCGGACGACGTCTATTTCAATTCGGCGGAGCAGGTGGCGCGCTATCTGCCTCGGGCGAAGTCGGCAGGCCGCAAGGTCGGCCTGCGCATCAATCCCGGGTTCTCGAATTCGACGGTCGGCGGCGATCTCTATAATCCCTGTTCGTCGGGCTCACGCTTCGGCGCACCGGAGCACACGCTCGGCGATATCCCCTGGGGCGACATCGACATCCTGCACGCACACGCGCTGTGCCAATCGGGCCACGCCGCGTCGATCGGCCTGATCGAGCGGATTGCGGGCGCGTTCGGGCATCTCGTCAACAAGGTGAGCGCCGTCAATTTCGGCGGCGGCCATTATTTCAACGATCCTGCCTATGACGTCGATGCGCTCATCGCGGCGCTGAACCGGTTCCGCGACACGTTCCCGCATGTCGAGACCATCATGGAGCCGGGCGGCACGCTCGTGATGGACGCGGGTTATCTCGTGGCGACTGTCCTCGACGTCTACCGCAACGACAAGACGATTGCGATTCTCGATGCTTCCGCGCCCTGCCACATGCCGGACGTACTGATCGCGGGCTGGCATGCGCCCGTCATCGGCGCGGGCGGACCGGGCGAGAAGCCGCACACCTATACGCTGGCGGGCAACACCTGCATGACCGGCGACATCATCGGCGAATATTCCTTCGACGCGCCTCTTAAGCCCGGGGATCGCGTGATCTTCGGCGATCAACTGCAATACAGCTTCGTTCAGGCGAGCACGTTCAACGGCGTGCCGCTGCCCGATTTTTACGCGCTGCATGAGGATGGCAGCACCGAGCGCCTCAGCCGCTTCTCTTATGACGATTTCCGCTCAAGGCTCGGCAACGGAACCGCCGGGTAA
- a CDS encoding saccharopine dehydrogenase family protein gives MNNVLIIGGGAAGAVVTKKCAMNRDVFDGTIHLASRTLSKCEAIQKQCASEIEISQIDADDTAAVVKLIERVKPRLVINMALPYQDLTIMEACLQTGVDYIDTANYEPKDEAKFTYKWQWPFDEKYKAKGNLAVLGCGFDPGVTNVFCAYAQESLFDEIHEIDIIDCNDGSHGKSFATNFNPEINIREVTQRGKYWENGEWIEIDPLSISCMIDYPEVGPRKSYLIYHEEEESLVQNIRGLKRIRFWMTFSDNYIKHLDVLQSIGMTRIDPVKFKGIDIIPIEFLKALLPEPSSLAPDYTGKTSIGTVIKGVKDGKPLTKIIYNVCDHAESNREVGAQAVSYTTGVPAVTAAIMILKGIWSGKGVFNIEQMPPKPFLEELAKQGLPWHVKDAPEFPC, from the coding sequence ATGAACAACGTTCTCATCATCGGCGGCGGCGCGGCCGGCGCGGTAGTGACCAAGAAATGCGCGATGAATCGCGACGTTTTCGACGGGACCATTCATCTTGCGTCGCGCACCCTGTCGAAATGCGAAGCGATCCAGAAGCAATGCGCGAGTGAAATCGAGATTTCGCAGATCGATGCGGACGATACCGCCGCGGTGGTGAAGCTCATCGAACGGGTCAAGCCGCGCCTCGTCATCAACATGGCCCTGCCCTACCAGGATCTGACGATCATGGAAGCCTGCCTCCAGACCGGCGTCGATTACATCGACACCGCGAACTACGAGCCGAAGGACGAGGCGAAGTTCACCTACAAATGGCAATGGCCGTTCGATGAAAAGTACAAGGCCAAGGGCAATCTCGCCGTGCTCGGCTGCGGCTTCGACCCCGGCGTGACGAACGTGTTCTGCGCCTACGCGCAGGAAAGCCTGTTCGACGAGATCCACGAGATCGACATCATCGATTGCAACGACGGCAGCCACGGCAAGAGCTTCGCGACCAACTTCAACCCGGAAATCAACATCCGCGAAGTGACCCAGCGCGGCAAATATTGGGAAAACGGCGAGTGGATCGAAATCGACCCGCTCAGCATCTCCTGTATGATCGATTATCCGGAAGTCGGCCCGCGCAAATCCTACCTGATCTACCACGAGGAAGAGGAATCGCTCGTCCAGAACATCCGCGGTCTGAAGCGAATCCGCTTCTGGATGACGTTCTCCGACAATTACATCAAGCACCTCGACGTGCTGCAGAGCATCGGCATGACGCGCATCGATCCCGTCAAGTTCAAGGGCATCGACATCATCCCGATCGAATTCCTCAAGGCGCTTTTGCCCGAGCCTTCATCGCTCGCGCCGGACTATACGGGCAAGACCTCCATCGGCACCGTGATCAAGGGCGTGAAGGACGGCAAGCCCCTCACGAAGATCATCTATAACGTCTGCGATCACGCCGAGAGCAACCGCGAAGTCGGCGCGCAGGCCGTGTCGTACACGACGGGCGTCCCGGCGGTGACGGCGGCCATCATGATTCTGAAGGGCATCTGGAGCGGCAAGGGCGTGTTCAACATCGAGCAGATGCCGCCGAAGCCATTCCTCGAAGAGCTTGCGAAGCAGGGCCTTCCCTGGCACGTGAAAGACGCGCCCGAGTTCCCTTGCTGA
- a CDS encoding ChbG/HpnK family deacetylase, protein MKNIIINADDYALDERVDAAILELAGKGVVTAASAMVLSPRWMVAARSLRTAPLSRGLHLDLTSPFVEGKRPNHRLSTLIALAHARRLDLKLVRQAIAKQLLIYEEGMGAAPQFVDGHQHVHHLPGVAEVLVDVLSDRYAGNARLVGLRICTPKVKRGTKAAVIARTGAVRLSKLAEEHGHITNTDFAGVYDFSETASLPQLWQGWLESAAGAWPLVMCHVAKPGGGDGEGDPIRAARIREYDWLRSPAFAALSQRASATPAGWPQA, encoded by the coding sequence ATGAAAAACATCATCATCAACGCGGACGACTACGCGCTGGACGAACGTGTGGACGCTGCGATCCTCGAACTGGCTGGCAAGGGTGTCGTGACCGCCGCGAGCGCCATGGTGCTTTCGCCCCGATGGATGGTTGCGGCGCGCTCATTGCGGACCGCGCCGCTGTCTCGCGGCCTCCATCTCGACCTCACCAGCCCGTTCGTGGAAGGCAAGAGGCCGAACCATCGCCTTTCGACGCTCATCGCATTGGCGCATGCTCGCCGCCTCGATCTGAAGCTCGTGCGTCAGGCCATCGCGAAACAGCTTCTCATCTATGAAGAAGGCATGGGCGCCGCGCCGCAGTTCGTCGACGGTCATCAGCACGTGCATCATCTTCCCGGCGTGGCGGAGGTTCTCGTCGATGTCCTGTCAGACCGTTACGCGGGCAATGCGCGGCTCGTTGGCCTTCGCATCTGCACACCCAAGGTCAAGCGCGGCACAAAAGCGGCGGTGATCGCGCGGACGGGAGCGGTGCGGCTGTCGAAGCTCGCCGAAGAGCACGGACACATCACCAACACGGATTTTGCGGGCGTTTACGACTTCTCCGAAACAGCGAGCCTTCCGCAACTCTGGCAGGGATGGCTCGAAAGTGCCGCAGGCGCGTGGCCTCTCGTCATGTGCCATGTCGCCAAGCCGGGCGGCGGCGATGGAGAAGGCGACCCCATCAGAGCCGCCCGCATCCGCGAATATGACTGGCTTCGCAGTCCAGCCTTCGCGGCGCTTAGCCAGCGGGCCTCGGCGACACCGGCAGGCTGGCCTCAGGCCTGA
- a CDS encoding GtrA family protein yields MRQIAIFVAVGCAAALTHLGVVALVVELLSLQPLAANAIGFGVAFFVSFAGHSRFTFPVSRESLAVARRRFFAVAFAGFAINQAAYAELLRVFGPTYYLPILAAVILGVAVATFLLSKLWAFAQPQG; encoded by the coding sequence ATGCGGCAGATCGCGATCTTCGTCGCTGTCGGCTGCGCCGCCGCGCTCACGCATCTCGGCGTCGTGGCGCTCGTTGTCGAGCTTTTGAGCCTTCAGCCGCTCGCCGCAAACGCGATCGGCTTCGGTGTGGCTTTTTTCGTCAGTTTCGCAGGCCATTCGCGCTTTACCTTTCCTGTGTCCCGTGAGAGCCTTGCCGTCGCCCGGCGACGCTTCTTCGCGGTTGCTTTCGCCGGGTTCGCAATCAATCAGGCCGCCTACGCCGAGCTCTTGCGCGTATTCGGTCCAACCTATTACCTTCCGATACTTGCGGCCGTGATTTTGGGTGTCGCTGTCGCCACGTTCCTCCTCTCGAAGCTCTGGGCCTTCGCTCAGCCGCAAGGCTAG
- a CDS encoding glycosyltransferase family 2 protein, with protein sequence MDTRRPTLISVVLPAYNESEGLPIVVSSILHALANTGFAHEILVVDDGSTDGTREVMLDLCAKQPALRYIRFSRNFGKEAALSAGLKTAAGDAVILMDSDGQHPPALISVFLDKWSEGAEVIAGVQNERLETWLKRRFKAGYYWLMQAGSHVVIPPDAGDFRLLDRKVVDAINALPERNRQMKGLFAWVGFRTVLVPFQPEPRVAGVTKFTWRQLFKLAFTGLTSFSVVPLRLVSLTGLVISSTAFLYGCYLLFEHYVQGSRVPGWPTLAVGMMFLSGVQLLALGIIAEYLGRTFEEAKQRPIYIVAEDSRVKSPPRAASPVYDATALVVEAQSSGTDRRL encoded by the coding sequence ATGGATACGCGCCGCCCTACACTGATTTCGGTCGTCCTTCCCGCCTACAATGAAAGCGAAGGACTGCCCATCGTCGTCTCCTCAATTCTTCATGCGCTCGCAAATACCGGCTTCGCCCATGAGATTTTGGTGGTCGACGACGGCAGCACGGACGGCACGCGCGAAGTGATGCTCGACCTCTGCGCGAAGCAGCCGGCGCTGCGTTACATCCGCTTTTCCCGGAATTTCGGCAAGGAAGCCGCGCTGTCGGCGGGACTCAAGACTGCGGCGGGGGACGCCGTCATCCTGATGGATTCGGACGGTCAGCATCCCCCGGCCCTCATCTCGGTCTTCCTCGATAAGTGGAGCGAAGGGGCCGAGGTGATCGCGGGCGTGCAGAACGAACGCCTCGAAACCTGGCTGAAGCGCCGTTTCAAGGCAGGGTATTATTGGCTGATGCAGGCCGGCAGTCATGTGGTAATCCCGCCCGACGCGGGCGACTTCCGGCTTCTGGACCGCAAGGTGGTCGACGCGATCAACGCGCTGCCGGAGCGGAACCGGCAGATGAAAGGGCTTTTCGCCTGGGTCGGCTTCCGCACAGTGCTCGTGCCTTTTCAGCCGGAACCGCGCGTTGCGGGCGTCACCAAATTCACATGGCGGCAACTTTTCAAGCTCGCCTTCACCGGGCTTACCTCGTTCAGCGTCGTGCCGCTGCGGCTTGTTTCGCTGACCGGGCTCGTCATATCGAGCACCGCATTTCTCTATGGCTGCTACCTGCTGTTCGAGCATTACGTGCAGGGCAGCCGCGTGCCGGGCTGGCCGACGCTCGCGGTCGGCATGATGTTCCTCTCGGGCGTTCAGCTTCTCGCGCTCGGCATCATCGCGGAATATCTCGGACGCACCTTCGAGGAAGCCAAGCAACGCCCCATCTACATCGTTGCGGAAGACAGCCGCGTGAAGTCGCCGCCGCGTGCGGCCTCCCCCGTTTACGACGCGACCGCTCTGGTCGTGGAGGCACAATCTTCCGGAACGGACAGGCGCCTGTAA
- a CDS encoding YceI family protein yields MIRQDYAAGLKVLHWVIAALIFFMLYLGWTMGGIGNVVEKIQAYNLHKSLGFTILALMVLRVLWRAFTATPPEPATMSGLEKLGAALAHLALYGLVFLIVLSGWALISTSDKPSLLFGQPFPLLPWFVALGPDEKKSIHHALEEVHEFAAFGLAGVIGLHVLATIWHVIRRDGIWSRMAPRFLGGGVAVAFAVTAGGAVALLGAHDARASEWSVDPQKSAIAFEANGSGFVTKGTFKTFKSEVEFDPSLPEQTSVRVLIDVKSVDTGQSDVDQTLLSPDFFDPARFPTAEFVASGAKPAGKGKYVLEGRLTLKGVAKPVSLPFTIATTNGAASVKGETIIDRLEFGVGPKSVAGYAVEKDVKLSIDLAALKLTN; encoded by the coding sequence ATGATACGCCAAGACTACGCTGCAGGGCTGAAAGTCCTGCATTGGGTGATAGCCGCCCTTATATTTTTCATGCTCTATCTCGGCTGGACGATGGGTGGCATCGGAAACGTCGTGGAGAAAATCCAGGCTTACAATCTGCACAAGTCGCTCGGCTTCACCATCCTTGCGCTGATGGTGCTGCGCGTGCTGTGGCGTGCGTTCACGGCGACGCCGCCTGAGCCCGCCACCATGTCCGGGCTGGAGAAGCTCGGCGCGGCGCTTGCCCATCTCGCGCTTTACGGCCTCGTTTTCCTGATCGTGTTGTCCGGGTGGGCGCTTATCTCCACGTCTGACAAGCCCTCCCTCCTGTTCGGTCAGCCCTTCCCGCTTCTTCCCTGGTTCGTCGCGCTCGGCCCCGACGAGAAGAAGAGCATCCATCACGCGCTGGAAGAGGTGCACGAGTTCGCCGCTTTCGGTCTCGCCGGGGTAATCGGTTTGCACGTGCTGGCGACGATCTGGCATGTAATCAGGCGTGACGGCATCTGGTCGCGCATGGCGCCGCGCTTTCTCGGCGGTGGCGTCGCGGTGGCGTTCGCTGTGACGGCGGGCGGCGCGGTCGCGCTGCTTGGAGCGCATGACGCGCGGGCGAGCGAATGGAGCGTCGATCCCCAGAAGAGCGCCATCGCCTTCGAGGCGAACGGCAGCGGCTTCGTCACGAAAGGCACGTTCAAGACATTCAAGTCCGAGGTGGAGTTCGATCCGTCCCTGCCTGAGCAGACGTCGGTCCGGGTTCTGATCGATGTAAAAAGCGTGGACACGGGCCAGAGCGACGTCGACCAGACGCTTCTTTCGCCGGACTTCTTCGACCCCGCACGCTTTCCAACCGCAGAGTTCGTCGCGAGCGGCGCGAAACCGGCCGGGAAAGGCAAATACGTGCTCGAAGGCCGTCTCACTCTGAAGGGCGTCGCAAAGCCTGTCTCCCTGCCGTTTACGATTGCCACGACGAACGGCGCGGCATCGGTGAAGGGCGAGACGATCATCGACCGCCTCGAATTCGGTGTCGGGCCGAAATCGGTTGCGGGTTACGCGGTCGAAAAGGACGTGAAACTTTCTATCGACCTTGCCGCTCTGAAGCTCACGAATTAG
- a CDS encoding VOC family protein, which produces MKYLHTMVRVSDLDRSLDFYVNKLGLREVRRLERPEGRYTLVFLAAPGDESALVELTYNWDPEEYGEGRNFGHLAYEVENIYETCQRLADAGVTINRPPRDGYMAFVRSPDNISIELLQKGAPLAPAEPWKSLPNIGKW; this is translated from the coding sequence ATGAAATATCTGCACACCATGGTCCGCGTCAGCGACCTCGACCGATCGCTCGACTTCTACGTGAACAAGCTCGGCCTGAGGGAGGTGCGCCGCCTCGAACGGCCCGAGGGACGCTACACACTCGTGTTCCTCGCCGCGCCGGGAGACGAGAGCGCGCTCGTTGAACTCACTTATAACTGGGATCCGGAGGAGTACGGCGAGGGGCGCAATTTCGGCCACCTTGCCTACGAAGTCGAAAACATCTACGAGACGTGCCAGCGCCTCGCCGACGCGGGCGTGACGATCAACCGGCCGCCGCGCGACGGGTACATGGCCTTCGTCCGCTCGCCGGACAACATCTCCATCGAACTCTTGCAGAAAGGCGCGCCTCTCGCGCCCGCCGAACCTTGGAAATCATTGCCGAACATCGGCAAGTGGTAA
- a CDS encoding cold-shock protein: MGDNLPPTITSFNDIAEQPSIDVFVIAGHIKWFDVSKGFGFIVPDGGLPDILIHVTVLRRDGYQTAYEGARIVCEVLRRDRGLQAFRVIEMDESTAIHPSQLPQRTHVHVVPESDWQRAMVKWFNRLKGFGFLTRGAGTEDIFVHMETLRRFGFAELRPGQIVQVRYGHGDKGLMAAELRPDGTMGYPSSH; the protein is encoded by the coding sequence ATGGGGGACAATTTACCTCCAACCATTACCTCTTTTAACGACATCGCAGAGCAACCAAGCATAGACGTCTTCGTGATCGCAGGCCACATCAAGTGGTTCGACGTGTCTAAGGGCTTCGGCTTCATCGTCCCTGACGGTGGTCTGCCCGACATCCTGATTCACGTTACCGTACTGCGGCGGGACGGCTATCAGACTGCGTATGAAGGCGCCCGAATTGTCTGCGAAGTCCTGCGGCGCGACCGCGGACTTCAGGCGTTCCGTGTGATCGAGATGGACGAGAGTACCGCCATCCATCCCTCGCAACTGCCCCAGCGGACACACGTCCATGTGGTTCCGGAAAGCGACTGGCAACGGGCCATGGTGAAGTGGTTCAACCGCCTCAAGGGCTTCGGGTTCCTCACCCGTGGCGCCGGGACGGAAGACATCTTCGTCCATATGGAGACGCTTCGTCGCTTCGGGTTTGCCGAGCTTCGTCCTGGACAAATCGTTCAGGTGCGTTATGGCCATGGCGACAAGGGCCTCATGGCCGCGGAGCTTCGTCCCGACGGCACGATGGGCTATCCGTCCTCGCATTAA
- a CDS encoding DUF192 domain-containing protein yields MAPAFGDVIFNQASLTIETANGPVLLDVEIADTDPKREQGLMFRRSLPDNHGMIFLFGREREITMWMKNTFIPLDMVFIGDDWRVVSIAQNAEPFSTDVISSRRPASRVLEIGAGQAKKLGLKVGDRVSLKK; encoded by the coding sequence ATGGCGCCAGCATTTGGAGACGTGATTTTCAATCAAGCGAGCCTGACGATCGAGACTGCGAATGGGCCCGTTCTTCTGGATGTCGAAATTGCCGACACCGATCCGAAGCGCGAACAGGGGCTTATGTTCCGGCGCTCGCTGCCAGACAATCACGGCATGATTTTTCTTTTCGGCCGGGAGCGCGAGATCACGATGTGGATGAAGAACACGTTCATCCCGCTCGACATGGTTTTCATCGGGGACGACTGGCGGGTTGTCTCCATCGCGCAGAACGCCGAGCCATTTTCAACCGACGTCATATCTTCGCGTCGGCCCGCGTCGCGTGTGCTCGAAATAGGGGCAGGGCAGGCGAAGAAACTCGGGCTTAAGGTTGGCGACCGCGTTTCACTGAAAAAGTGA
- the bchJ gene encoding bacteriochlorophyll 4-vinyl reductase has product MAHANAGLIGPNAIIRVAETLRERLGDDAALEVFARAKLETRLVTPPESMVPETEVGALQTALFEGLAGEDAKRISFEAGLRTGDYLLARRIPKFAQFVLKRLPPRMAARTLLSAIGKHSWTFAGSGTFEAKAGYPVLVSIANCPLCRGRHGAEPQCDFYAGTFQRLFETLVSRNTTVREIECEAMGGSACIFEIAWPKSAAQKAEHAPRSHRQRELAS; this is encoded by the coding sequence ATGGCGCATGCGAATGCGGGCCTTATTGGCCCCAATGCCATAATCCGGGTCGCCGAGACGCTTCGGGAGCGGCTTGGCGACGATGCGGCTCTGGAAGTTTTCGCCCGCGCGAAGCTTGAGACGCGCCTTGTTACCCCGCCTGAAAGCATGGTTCCGGAAACGGAGGTCGGCGCGCTGCAAACCGCGCTGTTCGAGGGTCTCGCCGGGGAAGACGCGAAGAGGATATCCTTCGAGGCTGGGCTGCGCACGGGCGACTATCTTCTCGCGCGCCGTATTCCGAAATTCGCCCAGTTCGTGCTGAAGCGCTTGCCGCCGCGCATGGCCGCGCGCACCCTGCTTTCGGCCATCGGCAAGCACTCCTGGACGTTCGCGGGAAGCGGCACCTTCGAGGCGAAGGCCGGTTATCCCGTGCTTGTTTCCATCGCGAATTGTCCGCTTTGCCGTGGCCGTCACGGCGCCGAACCACAATGCGATTTTTATGCTGGCACGTTCCAGCGCCTGTTCGAGACGCTCGTCAGCCGCAACACCACCGTCCGCGAGATCGAGTGCGAAGCGATGGGCGGCAGCGCCTGCATCTTCGAAATTGCATGGCCGAAAAGCGCGGCCCAAAAAGCAGAACACGCCCCCCGCAGCCACCGTCAACGGGAATTAGCATCATGA
- the hemN gene encoding oxygen-independent coproporphyrinogen III oxidase → MIPGIAKYFHARVPRYTSYPTAPHFTGEVDAKRYGSWLARLDPETELSLYLHVPFCRSMCWYCGCNMRVIARYSPVTDYVATLVKEIDLASAKLPKRMKVRHIHWGGGTPTALNGEDMVRIHEAVASRFDILPDAEIAVEIDPRTFTQDNADALGKIGCTRASLGIQEFDPTVQEAINRVQPMNVIEGTIRMLQEQNVKGLNFDLMYGLPHQTAEMLTRTVEQAATLKPDRIALFGYAHVPWMAKNQRMIPEDALPTALMRFEQATAAGDALEAAGYVRIGLDHFARPEDSMAIALREGRLHRNFQGYTDDLAGAIVAFGASAISQTPDGYMQNIVETGAYSRAVNSGELPVAKGVTFRGEDKLRSAIIERLMCDMEVDLDEMRRLYAPNRDDFYDELAQLRALQDEGLCEIDGGKVRVPDAARPALRVVCSVFDDYLQQNQELRHAAAV, encoded by the coding sequence ATGATTCCAGGTATCGCGAAATACTTCCACGCGCGGGTTCCCCGCTACACGAGCTATCCGACCGCGCCGCACTTCACGGGCGAGGTCGACGCCAAGCGCTATGGCTCGTGGCTCGCGCGGCTCGATCCCGAGACGGAACTTTCGCTTTACCTCCACGTTCCGTTCTGCCGGAGCATGTGCTGGTATTGCGGCTGCAACATGCGTGTCATCGCGCGCTATTCGCCGGTAACGGATTACGTCGCCACGCTCGTCAAGGAAATCGACCTTGCGAGCGCTAAGCTTCCGAAGCGCATGAAGGTGCGTCACATCCATTGGGGTGGCGGCACGCCGACGGCGCTGAACGGCGAGGATATGGTGCGCATCCATGAGGCGGTGGCGAGCCGTTTCGACATTCTGCCCGACGCGGAAATCGCGGTCGAGATCGATCCGCGCACCTTCACCCAGGACAACGCGGACGCGCTCGGCAAGATCGGCTGCACCCGCGCGAGCCTCGGGATTCAGGAATTCGATCCCACGGTTCAGGAAGCGATCAACCGCGTCCAGCCGATGAATGTCATCGAAGGCACGATCCGCATGCTGCAGGAGCAGAACGTGAAGGGTCTGAACTTCGACCTCATGTACGGCCTGCCGCATCAGACGGCGGAAATGCTCACCCGCACCGTCGAACAGGCTGCGACGCTCAAGCCGGACCGCATTGCGCTGTTCGGTTATGCGCATGTTCCGTGGATGGCGAAGAACCAGCGCATGATCCCCGAAGACGCGCTGCCGACGGCGCTGATGCGCTTCGAGCAGGCGACGGCTGCGGGCGACGCATTGGAAGCGGCCGGTTACGTCCGCATCGGCCTCGACCATTTCGCGCGGCCCGAGGACAGCATGGCGATCGCGCTGCGCGAAGGCCGCCTGCACCGCAATTTCCAGGGCTATACAGACGATCTCGCGGGCGCCATCGTGGCATTCGGCGCGAGCGCCATCTCCCAGACGCCCGACGGCTACATGCAGAATATCGTCGAGACGGGCGCTTACTCGCGCGCGGTCAACTCGGGCGAGCTGCCGGTGGCGAAGGGCGTGACGTTCCGTGGCGAGGACAAGCTGCGTTCGGCTATCATCGAACGCCTGATGTGCGACATGGAAGTCGACCTCGACGAGATGCGCCGCCTTTACGCACCGAACCGCGACGATTTCTACGACGAGCTTGCCCAGCTTCGCGCGCTGCAGGACGAGGGCCTTTGCGAAATCGACGGCGGCAAGGTGCGCGTTCCGGATGCGGCGCGGCCCGCGCTCCGCGTCGTGTGCTCCGTGTTCGACGACTACCTTCAGCAGAACCAGGAGCTGCGGCACGCCGCTGCGGTCTGA
- a CDS encoding GFA family protein, with protein sequence MKLRKSFKDGGAMSVSGSCLCGSVRYEVERLDAPIRVCHCRSCRKAHASAFNVSAKVAREHFHWIAGEDKLTCYESSPGKFRRFCSICGSQIVAEYPDKRYVTLRVATLDDDPEARPSQHMWLSHAVPWAEPGNAIPAYEEWHEDVETPKEVEAAMVGRTCGVHR encoded by the coding sequence ATGAAGCTGCGAAAGAGCTTCAAGGATGGTGGAGCGATGAGCGTGAGCGGGAGTTGTCTTTGCGGGAGCGTACGCTATGAGGTCGAACGCCTCGACGCACCGATCCGCGTCTGTCACTGCCGGAGCTGCCGGAAAGCGCACGCCTCGGCGTTCAACGTCTCGGCCAAGGTGGCGCGCGAGCATTTCCACTGGATAGCGGGCGAGGACAAGCTCACCTGCTACGAATCCTCGCCGGGAAAATTCCGACGCTTTTGCTCGATCTGCGGTTCGCAGATTGTCGCCGAATATCCCGACAAGCGCTATGTGACACTGCGGGTGGCGACGCTCGATGACGATCCCGAGGCTCGCCCGAGCCAGCACATGTGGCTGTCGCACGCCGTGCCGTGGGCTGAGCCGGGAAACGCTATCCCGGCTTACGAGGAGTGGCACGAAGACGTGGAAACGCCAAAAGAAGTGGAAGCTGCTATGGTTGGCCGAACCTGCGGCGTCCATCGATAA